One part of the Clostridium thermosuccinogenes genome encodes these proteins:
- the tnpC gene encoding IS66 family transposase: protein MENTVKSTVTIEKLQTEIEILKQEKAELEAKLKWFEEQFRLHQHKLFGRSSEKTEVPEQLNLFNEAESEAKPAVPEPTLEEITYKRRKKQGHREEMLKDIPVETIEYRLPEEEQVCDCCGGKLHEMSKEVRREIEIIPAQVRVKEHVQYVYGCRNCEKNEISTPIVTAPMPKPALPGSLASASAIAHVMTEKFVKGLPLYRQEQDWERMGIEISRQTMANWMIQSSDRWLRPIYERMREHLQQRDILHSDDTTLQVLKEPGRAADSTSYMWLYRTGREGPPIILYDYQTTRAGKHPKKFLEGFKGYLHTDGYDGYSGMPGIIQVGCWAHARRYFVDALKAMPPKKDDKPTVTEEGLAFCNNLFEIEKMLHDVTPEERYEGRLKHSRPVLDKFKEWLKYWSPRVTPKSSLGKAIQYCRNQWDKLEAFMLDGRLEIDNNRSERSIKPFVIGRKNWLFSNTPKGANASATIYSIVETAKENGLNPFEYLTYLFERLPNINIKDQHALDTLLPWSANLPGHCKVPNK from the coding sequence ATGGAAAACACAGTGAAATCAACGGTTACAATAGAAAAACTCCAAACAGAAATTGAAATATTGAAGCAGGAAAAAGCCGAGCTTGAAGCAAAACTCAAATGGTTTGAAGAACAATTCCGGCTGCATCAGCATAAGCTTTTTGGGCGTTCAAGTGAAAAGACGGAAGTCCCTGAACAGCTAAATCTTTTCAACGAGGCGGAATCAGAAGCCAAGCCTGCAGTTCCCGAACCAACATTAGAGGAAATTACATATAAACGTCGTAAAAAGCAGGGGCACAGAGAAGAAATGCTTAAAGACATTCCTGTAGAGACCATAGAGTATCGCTTGCCTGAAGAAGAGCAGGTTTGTGATTGCTGTGGCGGCAAACTGCATGAAATGAGCAAGGAAGTAAGGCGGGAAATAGAAATTATTCCGGCTCAGGTGCGTGTAAAGGAACATGTGCAGTATGTATATGGCTGCCGTAATTGCGAGAAGAATGAAATATCTACACCGATAGTAACAGCCCCAATGCCAAAGCCGGCACTTCCTGGAAGCCTGGCTTCGGCATCCGCCATAGCTCATGTAATGACGGAGAAATTTGTAAAAGGGCTTCCTCTTTATCGTCAAGAGCAGGACTGGGAGAGGATGGGGATTGAAATATCCAGGCAAACCATGGCGAACTGGATGATACAAAGCTCCGACAGGTGGCTGCGGCCGATATATGAACGAATGCGGGAACACTTGCAGCAAAGGGACATCCTCCATTCCGATGATACTACCCTCCAAGTACTCAAGGAACCCGGGCGAGCCGCAGATTCAACCTCCTACATGTGGCTATACCGGACCGGCCGGGAAGGGCCTCCGATTATTCTTTATGACTACCAAACTACCAGGGCTGGCAAACATCCTAAAAAATTTCTTGAAGGATTCAAAGGTTACCTTCATACGGATGGGTATGATGGTTATAGTGGCATGCCCGGAATCATCCAGGTTGGTTGCTGGGCACATGCAAGGCGTTATTTTGTCGACGCCTTAAAAGCCATGCCTCCAAAAAAAGATGACAAGCCCACAGTAACAGAAGAAGGTTTGGCATTTTGCAATAACTTGTTTGAGATAGAAAAAATGCTTCATGATGTTACACCGGAAGAAAGATATGAGGGCCGATTGAAACACAGCCGACCAGTGCTTGATAAATTCAAGGAATGGCTCAAATACTGGAGTCCAAGAGTAACTCCCAAAAGTTCATTAGGAAAAGCAATCCAATACTGCCGGAACCAGTGGGACAAGCTGGAGGCCTTTATGCTGGACGGCAGGCTAGAGATTGATAACAACCGAAGTGAACGGTCGATAAAGCCTTTTGTAATCGGGAGGAAGAATTGGCTGTTTAGCAACACGCCTAAAGGAGCCAATGCCAGCGCAACAATTTACAGTATTGTGGAGACGGCAAAAGAGAATGGGTTGAACCCGTTTGAATATCTTACTTA
- the tnpB gene encoding IS66 family insertion sequence element accessory protein TnpB (TnpB, as the term is used for proteins encoded by IS66 family insertion elements, is considered an accessory protein, since TnpC, encoded by a neighboring gene, is a DDE family transposase.): MLSIAGTDKVYLACGSTDMRKSIDGLAAIVQQSFALDPFSSCLFVFCNKKRDKLKILQWEHNGFWLYYRRLEKGKFQWPKESCGTPMKVGVRELGWLLDGLSLEQKQAHKKVTVSAVI; the protein is encoded by the coding sequence ATGCTGAGCATAGCCGGCACCGACAAGGTCTACCTTGCCTGTGGAAGTACCGACATGCGTAAGTCTATCGATGGCCTGGCTGCCATCGTCCAGCAAAGCTTCGCATTAGACCCCTTCTCGTCTTGTCTATTTGTGTTCTGCAATAAAAAACGTGATAAGCTTAAAATCCTCCAATGGGAACATAATGGTTTCTGGCTATATTACCGGAGGCTTGAAAAAGGCAAATTCCAATGGCCTAAAGAAAGTTGCGGCACTCCAATGAAGGTTGGTGTCCGTGAACTGGGTTGGCTGCTGGATGGACTATCCTTGGAGCAGAAGCAGGCACACAAAAAAGTGACAGTAAGTGCAGTAATATGA
- the tnpA gene encoding IS66 family insertion sequence element accessory protein TnpA produces the protein MTKADLYQKWASIIAEYKSSGQTQTSFCKSAGISLRQLSYWLRKERQNGIIQSESPKWIPVEVDHKEHTGKGQSIEIKFGPAEVQVKPGFDQKHLLDVLMVLRELC, from the coding sequence ATGACCAAAGCAGATCTTTATCAAAAATGGGCATCCATAATTGCAGAGTACAAATCCAGCGGACAGACGCAAACTTCATTTTGCAAATCCGCGGGGATAAGTCTTCGTCAGTTAAGCTACTGGTTGAGAAAAGAAAGACAAAACGGAATCATACAATCAGAATCTCCCAAATGGATTCCGGTAGAAGTAGATCATAAAGAGCATACAGGCAAAGGCCAATCAATCGAAATCAAATTTGGCCCAGCTGAAGTTCAAGTCAAACCAGGCTTTGACCAGAAGCATCTGTTGGATGTGCTAATGGTGCTGAGGGAATTATGCTGA